In Pseudomonas fluorescens, the following are encoded in one genomic region:
- the glgX gene encoding glycogen debranching protein GlgX, translating to MTSPKKAAAPAPRAETTRIREGLPFPLGATWDGLGVNFALFSAHATKVELCLFDDAGEVELERIELPEYTDEIYHGYLPDAHPGLIYGYRVYGPYDPAKGHRFNPNKLLIDPYAKQLVGKLKWSEALFGYTIGHPDADLSFDERDSAPFVPKCKVIDPAHTWGHDHRVSVPWDKTIIYETHVRGFSMRHPAVPENLRGTFAGLMVDDVVEHIRKLGVSTVELLPIHAFVNDQHLLHKGMTNYWGYNSIAFFAPDPRYLASGKIAEFKEMVAHLHEANLEVILDVVYNHTAEGNEQGPTLSMRGIDNASYYRLKPDDKRFYINDSGTGNTLDLSHPCVLQMVTDSLRYWASEMHVDGFRFDLATILGRYHDGFDERHSFLVACRQDPVLRQVKLIAEPWDCGPGGYQVGNFPPGWVEWNDKFRDTVRAFWKGDDGQLADFASRLTASGEMFNQRGRRPYSSVNFVTAHDGFTLNDLVSYNDKHNEANDEDNQDGSNNNLSWNHGVEGPTDDPDIIALRHRQMRNFFATLLLAQGTPMLVAGDEFARTQDGNNNAYCQDSEIGWVNWDLSEDGKALLKFVKRLIKLRLTYPILRRGRFLVGSYNEDTGVKDVTWLAPDGTQMTTRHWHDAHNRCLGMLLDGRAQETGIRRKGIDATLMLVVNAHHDIVNFRLPEVPDGGFWTCMIDTNQPSIRGQERFEFGHEYSVTGRSLLLFELQHEEEE from the coding sequence ATGACCAGTCCGAAGAAAGCCGCCGCGCCTGCCCCTCGTGCCGAAACCACACGAATCCGCGAAGGCCTGCCCTTTCCGCTGGGCGCCACCTGGGATGGCCTGGGAGTCAACTTCGCGCTGTTTTCCGCCCACGCCACCAAGGTTGAACTGTGCCTGTTCGACGACGCCGGCGAGGTGGAACTCGAACGCATCGAACTGCCCGAGTACACCGACGAGATCTACCACGGCTACTTGCCCGACGCCCATCCGGGGCTGATCTACGGCTATCGCGTCTACGGCCCCTACGACCCGGCCAAAGGCCATCGCTTCAACCCCAACAAACTGTTGATCGACCCCTACGCCAAACAACTGGTCGGCAAGCTGAAATGGTCCGAAGCGCTGTTCGGCTACACCATCGGCCACCCCGACGCCGACCTCAGCTTCGATGAACGGGACAGCGCGCCCTTCGTGCCCAAATGCAAGGTCATTGACCCGGCGCACACCTGGGGCCACGACCACCGCGTCAGCGTGCCGTGGGACAAGACGATCATCTATGAAACCCATGTGCGCGGCTTCAGCATGCGTCACCCTGCCGTGCCCGAGAACCTGCGCGGCACCTTTGCCGGGTTGATGGTCGATGATGTGGTGGAGCACATCCGCAAGCTCGGCGTGTCGACCGTGGAGTTGCTGCCGATCCACGCTTTCGTCAATGACCAGCACCTGCTGCACAAGGGCATGACCAATTACTGGGGCTACAACAGCATTGCGTTCTTCGCCCCCGACCCGCGCTACCTGGCCAGTGGCAAGATTGCAGAGTTCAAGGAAATGGTCGCGCACCTGCACGAAGCCAATCTGGAGGTGATCCTCGACGTGGTCTACAACCACACCGCCGAGGGCAACGAACAAGGCCCGACCCTGTCCATGCGCGGTATCGACAACGCGTCCTACTACCGCCTCAAACCCGATGACAAGCGCTTCTATATCAACGATTCCGGCACCGGCAACACCCTGGACCTGAGCCACCCGTGCGTACTGCAAATGGTCACCGACTCCTTGCGCTACTGGGCCTCGGAAATGCACGTGGACGGTTTCCGCTTCGACCTGGCGACCATCCTCGGGCGTTACCACGACGGTTTCGACGAACGCCACAGTTTCCTCGTGGCCTGCCGCCAGGACCCGGTGCTGCGCCAAGTCAAACTGATCGCCGAACCCTGGGACTGCGGCCCCGGCGGTTATCAGGTCGGCAATTTCCCGCCGGGCTGGGTCGAGTGGAACGACAAGTTCCGCGACACCGTGCGCGCCTTCTGGAAAGGCGACGATGGGCAACTGGCGGATTTCGCCAGCCGCCTGACCGCTTCGGGCGAAATGTTCAATCAGCGTGGCCGCCGCCCCTATTCATCGGTGAACTTCGTCACCGCCCATGACGGCTTCACCCTCAATGACCTGGTGTCGTACAACGACAAGCACAATGAGGCCAACGACGAAGACAATCAGGACGGCAGCAACAACAACCTGTCGTGGAACCACGGCGTCGAAGGCCCCACCGACGATCCCGACATCATCGCGTTGCGCCATCGGCAGATGCGCAATTTCTTCGCCACCCTGCTGCTGGCCCAGGGCACGCCGATGCTGGTGGCCGGCGACGAGTTCGCCCGCACCCAGGACGGCAACAACAATGCCTACTGCCAGGACAGCGAGATCGGCTGGGTCAACTGGGATCTGAGCGAAGACGGCAAGGCCCTGCTCAAGTTCGTCAAACGCCTGATCAAGTTGCGCCTGACCTACCCGATCCTGCGGCGCGGGCGTTTCCTGGTGGGTAGTTACAACGAGGACACCGGCGTCAAGGACGTGACCTGGCTGGCGCCGGACGGCACGCAAATGACCACCAGGCATTGGCACGATGCGCACAATCGTTGCCTGGGCATGCTGCTCGATGGCCGCGCCCAGGAAACCGGCATTCGCCGCAAAGGCATCGACGCGACGTTGATGCTGGTGGTCAACGCGCATCACGACATCGTCAATTTCCGCCTGCCGGAAGTGCCAGACGGCGGTTTCTGGACGTGCATGATCGACACCAACCAGCCGTCGATCCGCGGCCAGGAACGCTTCGAGTTTGGCCACGAGTACTCGGTCACCGGACGCTCGTTGCTGCTGTTCGAGCTGCAACATGAGGAAGAAGAGTAA
- a CDS encoding malto-oligosyltrehalose synthase produces MTQVPTRPLRATLRLQFHKGFTLEDAVPLVPYFARLGISHVYASPLLRARAGSMHGYDVVDPTRVNPELGGEAALRSLVTALHGHNMGLILDVVSNHMAVGGSDNPWWLDLLEWGRLSPYGEFFDIQWHSPDPLMEGQLLLPFLGSDYGVALQDGSLPLRFDAWHGTFYVEHYEHRFPICPSDYGELLRTDAPLDTQQAEQLKNLADRFSTLSYQTDAHSLALPLKAELRDLVNDPALAQAIEQHLNNYDSLTGEGFQRLHNLLERQSYRLASWRTAADDINWRRFFDINELGGLRVERPAVFEATHAKIFQLVAEGLIDGLRIDHIDGLADPRGYCRKLRRRVDSLSAGRHLPIYVEKILGEGETLHRDWSVDGTTGYEFMNQLSLLQHDPRGAQTLAERWQRHSERPADFSREAQLARQQILSGSLAGDFESVAQALLQVARDNLMTRDLTLGAIRRALQALIVHFPVYRTYISPLGRSAQDDMFFRQALDGARQTLGEADWPVLDCLAGWLGGEPWRQRPAGRKRKRLKHACVRFQQLTSPAAAKAVEDTAFYRSAVLLSRNDVGFNTEQFSAPLADFHQACIERLDTFPDNLLASATHDHKRGEDSRARLAVLSERSGWYADQIGLWRALARPLRNDDQMPSAGDELILYQTILGSWPLELAIDHPPALENYAKRLCQWQRKALREAKLQSSWSAPNDIYEQASEDFILRLLLSSEGELLRAALVKVARSIAAPGALNGLAQTLLRMTVPGVPDLYQGNDFWDFSLVDPDNRRPVDYASRQQALQQAVDLPDLLQNWRDGRIKQALIARTLSLRAEHAELFRRGTYQALEVVGSEAHRVLCFVREQEGKRAIVIVPIRCAELLENGAEPQVHAPLWGDTRVKLPFTVPDEHLQGLFSRITVTKHRELPISAALGEFPVNLIFQTAHT; encoded by the coding sequence ATGACCCAGGTGCCGACCCGTCCACTGCGCGCCACCTTGCGCCTGCAATTTCACAAAGGCTTCACGCTGGAAGATGCGGTGCCACTGGTGCCGTACTTCGCCCGCCTCGGCATCAGCCATGTCTACGCCTCCCCACTGTTGCGTGCCCGCGCCGGGTCGATGCATGGCTACGACGTGGTGGACCCGACCCGGGTCAACCCGGAACTGGGCGGAGAGGCGGCGCTGCGCAGCCTGGTCACTGCCCTGCACGGACACAACATGGGGTTGATCCTCGACGTCGTCTCCAACCACATGGCGGTCGGCGGCAGTGACAATCCCTGGTGGCTGGATTTGCTGGAGTGGGGACGCCTGAGCCCCTACGGCGAGTTTTTCGATATCCAGTGGCACTCACCCGATCCGTTGATGGAAGGCCAGTTGCTCCTGCCGTTTCTGGGCAGCGACTACGGCGTTGCGTTGCAGGACGGCAGCCTGCCCCTGCGGTTCGATGCCTGGCACGGCACCTTTTATGTCGAGCACTACGAACACCGCTTTCCGATTTGCCCCAGCGATTACGGGGAACTGCTCAGGACCGATGCGCCGCTCGATACACAGCAGGCCGAACAACTGAAAAACCTGGCTGATCGCTTCAGCACCCTGAGCTATCAGACCGACGCCCACAGCCTGGCCCTGCCGCTGAAAGCGGAACTTCGCGATCTGGTCAACGATCCGGCCCTTGCCCAAGCCATCGAGCAGCACCTGAACAACTACGACTCATTGACCGGCGAAGGCTTCCAGCGCCTGCACAACCTGCTGGAGCGCCAGAGCTATCGCCTGGCCAGTTGGCGCACCGCCGCCGATGACATCAACTGGCGGCGCTTCTTTGATATCAATGAACTCGGCGGACTGCGCGTCGAGCGTCCCGCCGTGTTCGAAGCCACCCACGCGAAGATCTTCCAACTGGTGGCTGAAGGGCTGATCGACGGGTTGCGCATCGACCACATCGACGGCCTCGCCGACCCGCGGGGCTACTGCCGCAAGCTGCGCCGCCGAGTCGACAGCCTTTCGGCGGGCCGCCACCTGCCCATCTATGTCGAAAAGATCCTCGGCGAAGGTGAAACCCTGCATCGCGACTGGTCGGTGGATGGCACCACCGGTTACGAGTTCATGAACCAGTTGTCACTGCTGCAACACGATCCACGGGGCGCGCAGACACTGGCCGAACGCTGGCAGCGTCACAGCGAGCGGCCCGCCGACTTCTCCCGGGAAGCACAACTGGCCCGCCAGCAAATCCTCAGCGGTTCCCTGGCCGGAGATTTCGAAAGCGTTGCCCAGGCCTTGCTGCAAGTGGCCCGGGACAATCTCATGACCCGCGACCTGACCCTGGGCGCCATTCGCCGGGCCTTGCAGGCGCTGATCGTGCACTTCCCGGTGTACCGCACCTACATCAGCCCCCTTGGCCGGTCGGCCCAGGACGATATGTTTTTCCGACAGGCCTTGGACGGTGCCCGCCAAACCCTCGGAGAAGCGGACTGGCCGGTGCTCGACTGCCTGGCCGGCTGGCTCGGCGGCGAACCCTGGCGGCAGCGTCCGGCCGGTCGCAAACGCAAACGCCTCAAGCACGCCTGCGTACGTTTCCAGCAACTGACCTCGCCAGCAGCGGCGAAAGCGGTGGAAGACACCGCGTTCTATCGTTCGGCCGTCCTGCTCTCGCGCAATGACGTTGGCTTCAACACCGAACAGTTCAGCGCACCGCTCGCCGATTTTCATCAGGCCTGCATCGAGCGCCTCGACACCTTCCCGGACAACCTGCTGGCCAGCGCCACCCACGACCACAAACGCGGCGAAGATTCACGGGCGCGGCTGGCGGTACTGAGCGAGCGCAGCGGCTGGTACGCCGACCAGATCGGCCTGTGGCGCGCCCTCGCCCGGCCCTTGCGCAACGACGATCAAATGCCATCGGCGGGCGATGAGTTGATTCTGTACCAGACGATCCTCGGCAGTTGGCCGCTGGAGTTGGCTATCGATCATCCGCCGGCACTCGAGAACTACGCAAAACGCCTCTGTCAGTGGCAACGCAAGGCCCTGCGCGAAGCCAAGTTGCAAAGCAGCTGGAGCGCGCCCAATGACATTTACGAGCAGGCGAGCGAGGACTTCATCCTGCGCCTGTTGCTCAGCTCCGAAGGCGAGCTGCTGCGTGCCGCCCTGGTCAAAGTTGCCCGCTCGATTGCCGCCCCCGGTGCACTCAATGGTTTGGCGCAAACCTTGCTGCGCATGACTGTGCCCGGGGTGCCGGATTTGTATCAGGGCAACGATTTCTGGGACTTCAGCCTGGTCGACCCGGACAACCGTCGCCCCGTCGATTACGCCAGCCGCCAGCAGGCACTGCAGCAAGCGGTGGACCTGCCGGACTTGTTGCAGAACTGGCGTGACGGGCGCATCAAGCAAGCCTTGATTGCGCGCACCTTGAGCCTGCGCGCCGAGCATGCCGAGCTGTTTCGGCGTGGCACCTACCAGGCTCTGGAAGTGGTGGGCAGCGAGGCCCATCGAGTGCTGTGTTTTGTCCGTGAACAGGAGGGAAAACGCGCCATCGTGATTGTGCCGATACGTTGTGCCGAACTGCTGGAAAACGGTGCCGAACCACAGGTCCACGCGCCGCTCTGGGGCGATACCCGGGTCAAATTGCCGTTCACCGTCCCTGACGAACATCTGCAGGGACTTTTTTCCCGCATCACAGTCACAAAACACAGGGAGCTGCCGATCAGCGCCGCGCTGGGGGAGTTCCCGGTCAATCTCATTTTTCAAACTGCCCACACTTGA
- the treZ gene encoding malto-oligosyltrehalose trehalohydrolase — protein MPLRTLETWPHGAIMLDAEHTRFALWAPDAFYVSVELENGQSLPLLPQADGWFVSNTRCAAGTRYRYSIDGELEVPDPASRAQAGDIDRHSVVVDPLAYAWQHSAWLGRPWNEAVIYELHVGALGGFSAVEQHLARLVELGVTAIELMPVAQFPGERNWGYDGVLPYAPQASYGSPEQLKHLIDTAHGHGLAVILDVVYNHFGPDGNYLHRYAKGFFREDKHTPWGAAIDLRRREVRDFFIENALMWLLEYRFDGLRLDAVHAIEDPDFLQELARRVRQQTGPARHVWLMVENEHNQASLLEQGYDAQWNDDGHNALHVLLTGETDAYYADYAHNPTEQLARCLSQGFVFQGHLNRHGVARGEPSGHLPPSAFILFLQNHDQIGNRAFGERLHQLAHPQALRAATVLLLLSPMIPLLFMGDEFAVEQPFLFFTSHHGELAKQVRDGRRNEFAAFSAFADPNLREHIPDPNDPQTFAASRPVLPSTGHCEMHDLYCRLLQIRHRHIIPRLPGAQALGSYVLGEGAVSASWRLGDGSQLRIDLNLSASPVVHTSQTDAMCLFEYPPQNPDLPAPNTLAPYCALVSLAAATPFATSFGERP, from the coding sequence ATGCCGTTACGGACCCTTGAGACCTGGCCCCACGGCGCAATCATGCTGGACGCAGAGCACACGCGATTCGCGTTGTGGGCGCCAGATGCGTTCTACGTCAGTGTCGAACTGGAAAATGGACAGTCCTTGCCGTTGCTACCCCAGGCCGACGGCTGGTTCGTGAGCAACACCCGATGCGCGGCGGGTACGCGTTACCGCTACAGCATCGACGGCGAACTGGAAGTGCCCGACCCGGCCTCCCGCGCTCAGGCCGGCGATATCGACCGGCACAGTGTGGTGGTCGATCCGCTGGCCTATGCCTGGCAACACAGCGCCTGGTTGGGGCGGCCTTGGAACGAGGCGGTGATCTACGAACTGCATGTCGGTGCGCTCGGCGGCTTCAGCGCCGTCGAGCAGCATCTGGCACGCCTGGTCGAACTGGGTGTCACAGCGATCGAACTGATGCCCGTCGCGCAGTTTCCCGGTGAACGTAATTGGGGATATGACGGCGTGCTGCCCTACGCGCCCCAGGCTTCCTATGGTTCACCCGAGCAGCTCAAGCACTTGATCGACACCGCCCATGGTCATGGCCTGGCGGTGATTCTCGACGTGGTCTACAACCACTTCGGCCCGGACGGCAATTACCTGCATCGATATGCCAAGGGCTTTTTTCGCGAAGACAAACACACGCCGTGGGGCGCAGCCATCGACTTGCGCCGTCGCGAAGTGCGGGACTTCTTCATCGAAAACGCCTTGATGTGGCTGCTCGAATACCGTTTCGACGGTTTGCGCCTGGACGCGGTACACGCCATCGAAGACCCGGATTTCCTCCAGGAGCTGGCACGACGGGTGCGCCAGCAGACGGGACCGGCGCGGCATGTGTGGCTGATGGTGGAGAACGAACACAACCAGGCCAGCCTGCTCGAACAGGGTTACGACGCGCAATGGAACGATGACGGCCACAATGCCCTGCATGTGTTACTGACCGGCGAAACCGACGCCTATTACGCTGACTACGCGCATAACCCCACCGAACAATTGGCGCGCTGCCTGAGCCAGGGTTTCGTGTTCCAGGGCCATCTCAACCGCCATGGTGTGGCGCGCGGTGAACCCAGCGGGCATCTGCCGCCCAGTGCCTTCATCCTGTTTTTGCAGAACCATGACCAGATCGGCAACCGGGCCTTCGGCGAGCGCCTGCATCAACTCGCCCACCCACAAGCGCTGCGGGCCGCCACCGTATTGCTGCTGTTGTCGCCGATGATTCCGCTGCTGTTCATGGGCGACGAGTTTGCCGTCGAGCAACCCTTCCTGTTTTTCACCAGCCATCACGGTGAATTGGCCAAGCAGGTTCGCGACGGCCGGCGCAACGAGTTCGCGGCTTTCAGCGCATTTGCCGACCCAAACCTGCGCGAACACATTCCGGACCCGAACGATCCGCAGACGTTTGCAGCATCCCGTCCGGTCCTGCCATCGACCGGCCATTGCGAGATGCACGACCTGTATTGCCGACTGTTGCAAATCCGTCACCGGCACATCATCCCGCGCCTGCCGGGCGCCCAGGCACTGGGCAGCTACGTACTAGGCGAAGGCGCGGTCAGTGCATCCTGGCGTTTGGGCGATGGCAGCCAACTGCGCATTGACCTGAACCTCAGCGCCAGCCCCGTAGTCCACACCTCACAGACCGATGCCATGTGCTTGTTCGAATACCCGCCACAGAACCCCGACCTGCCGGCCCCAAACACCCTTGCCCCGTATTGCGCGCTCGTCAGCCTCGCCGCCGCAACCCCCTTTGCTACCTCGTTTGGAGAGCGTCCATGA
- a CDS encoding PIG-L family deacetylase, with protein MKPVSLNEASLPSQIWNSAPQLDSIPVISTQSLVPTGARAVLIAPHPGDEVVTCGGLLQLLSNLGHPLQLISITDGSASHPGSRQWSEKRLSVFRPQESVEAIRRLGLPMHSLKWIRGGFADNALVEHEDQIVQFIMRYLRPGDVVFSTWREDGNVDHDTVGRASARAAANIGATYNDVPFWAWHWPARDRELIPWHRARKVRLDTWTVARKSHATHAYASQLDGEPAIGIAPLLPRTLLERIRLPYEIVLV; from the coding sequence ATGAAACCCGTTTCCCTAAACGAAGCCAGCCTGCCATCACAAATCTGGAACAGTGCCCCGCAACTGGACAGCATCCCGGTCATCAGCACCCAATCCCTGGTGCCCACCGGCGCACGCGCGGTGCTCATTGCCCCGCACCCCGGCGATGAAGTCGTGACCTGCGGCGGCCTGCTGCAATTGCTCAGTAACCTCGGCCACCCGCTGCAATTGATCTCGATCACCGACGGCAGCGCCAGCCATCCGGGCTCTCGGCAGTGGTCGGAAAAACGCCTCAGCGTATTTCGTCCCCAGGAAAGCGTGGAAGCCATCCGCCGACTCGGGTTGCCGATGCACAGCCTGAAGTGGATTCGTGGCGGGTTTGCGGACAACGCGCTGGTGGAGCACGAAGATCAGATCGTCCAATTCATCATGCGCTACCTGCGCCCCGGTGATGTGGTGTTCAGCACCTGGCGCGAGGATGGCAACGTCGATCACGACACCGTTGGCCGCGCCAGCGCCAGGGCGGCAGCCAATATCGGGGCAACCTACAACGACGTACCGTTCTGGGCCTGGCACTGGCCGGCACGGGACCGGGAGCTGATTCCCTGGCACCGTGCCCGCAAGGTGCGCCTCGATACCTGGACCGTCGCCCGCAAGAGCCACGCCACCCACGCCTACGCCAGCCAACTCGACGGCGAACCGGCCATCGGCATCGCGCCGTTGCTGCCCCGGACGCTGCTGGAGCGTATCCGTTTGCCTTATGAAATTGTGCTGGTGTGA
- the malQ gene encoding 4-alpha-glucanotransferase has product MSDAQLEILASRAGLAVDWLDANGRPQKVAPSVLRNVLTGLGHPAGSAQEIDASLLELQAVQQTHHLPPLITADVGAGLDLARFFEPGTPCEIHLEDGSRLNLKLDANAVLPGLVPVGYQQVSIDGQSFTLAVAPARCYSVADAVDNPIPRAWGLSVQLYGLRRPGDGGFGDTQALEDLARVAGERGAEALAISPLHAMFSSDTQRYSPYSPSSRLFLNSLYCAPGTILGERALRTAIDATGLAIELKTLEERPLIDWPAAAEAKHRLLQSLYEGFVQGEHPLHEDFSSFRHAAGEALENHCRFEAIQEARAARGEHLDWRQWPEPWRNPRSAELAAFAEENAGRIGFFAFCQWLITRCLERAQTAARASGMSIGLIADLAVGADGGGSQAWSRQDELLASLTVGAPPDILNRTGQGWGISAFSPEGLVRNGFRAFIEMLRANFAHSGGLRIDHVMGLQRLWVIPNGSPPADGAYLYYPVDDLLRLLTLESHRHQAIVLGEDLGTVPDGLREKLIARSMLGMRVLLFEQDNTHFKPILDWPDNALATTSTHDLPTLNGWWHGRDIDWNARLGLVDASAEIEWRQHREREREGLRRALSQDPQNFREESHETDQVLDASVRFLGHTRSPLVLLPLEDALGVEQQANLPGTIDTHPNWSRRLPGYSEALLDGADAARRLELLACARLQAAERDR; this is encoded by the coding sequence ATGAGTGATGCGCAACTGGAAATCCTGGCCAGCCGTGCCGGCCTGGCCGTCGACTGGCTCGACGCCAACGGTCGCCCGCAAAAAGTCGCGCCGTCCGTGTTGCGCAACGTGCTGACCGGCCTTGGCCACCCGGCCGGCAGTGCCCAGGAAATCGACGCCAGCCTGCTGGAACTGCAAGCGGTGCAACAGACCCATCACTTGCCGCCATTGATCACCGCCGATGTCGGGGCGGGCCTGGACCTGGCGCGTTTCTTCGAGCCCGGGACCCCTTGCGAAATCCACCTTGAGGACGGTTCGCGGCTCAACCTGAAACTGGACGCCAACGCGGTGCTGCCGGGGCTGGTACCGGTCGGCTATCAACAGGTCAGCATCGACGGACAAAGCTTCACCCTGGCCGTGGCCCCGGCCCGTTGCTACAGCGTGGCCGATGCCGTGGACAACCCGATCCCCCGTGCCTGGGGCCTGAGCGTGCAGTTGTATGGATTGCGCCGCCCCGGCGATGGCGGGTTTGGTGACACCCAGGCGCTGGAAGACCTCGCCCGGGTGGCCGGCGAGCGTGGCGCCGAGGCGCTGGCGATCAGCCCCTTGCATGCGATGTTTTCCAGTGACACCCAACGCTACAGCCCCTATTCGCCATCCAGCCGTTTGTTTCTCAACAGCCTTTACTGCGCCCCCGGCACCATTCTCGGCGAACGCGCGCTGCGTACCGCCATCGATGCAACCGGGCTGGCCATTGAGCTCAAGACGCTGGAAGAGCGTCCGCTGATTGACTGGCCGGCCGCCGCTGAAGCCAAGCATCGGTTGCTGCAGTCGCTGTACGAAGGTTTCGTCCAGGGTGAACACCCGTTGCACGAAGACTTCAGCAGTTTTCGTCACGCTGCCGGCGAAGCGCTGGAGAACCACTGCCGCTTCGAAGCCATCCAGGAGGCGCGCGCCGCCCGCGGTGAACACCTCGACTGGCGGCAGTGGCCCGAACCCTGGCGCAACCCGCGCAGCGCCGAACTGGCGGCATTCGCCGAAGAAAATGCCGGGCGCATCGGCTTCTTCGCTTTCTGCCAGTGGCTGATCACGCGCTGCCTGGAGCGCGCGCAAACCGCCGCCCGCGCCAGCGGCATGAGTATCGGCCTGATTGCCGATCTGGCCGTTGGCGCCGACGGCGGCGGCAGCCAGGCCTGGAGCCGTCAGGACGAACTGCTCGCCTCCCTCACCGTTGGTGCGCCGCCGGACATTCTCAACCGCACTGGCCAGGGCTGGGGGATTTCCGCGTTCTCCCCTGAAGGCCTGGTGCGCAATGGTTTCCGGGCCTTTATCGAAATGCTGCGGGCCAACTTCGCCCACTCCGGTGGCTTGCGCATCGATCACGTCATGGGCTTGCAGCGTTTGTGGGTAATCCCCAATGGCTCGCCGCCGGCCGACGGCGCTTACCTGTACTACCCGGTGGACGACCTGCTGCGCCTGCTGACCCTGGAGTCCCATCGTCACCAGGCCATCGTCCTCGGCGAAGACCTCGGCACCGTGCCGGACGGCCTGCGGGAAAAACTCATCGCACGCTCGATGCTCGGCATGCGGGTGTTGCTGTTCGAACAGGACAACACGCACTTCAAGCCGATCCTCGACTGGCCGGACAACGCCCTGGCCACCACCAGCACCCATGACCTGCCGACCCTCAACGGTTGGTGGCATGGTCGCGATATCGACTGGAACGCCCGGCTCGGCCTGGTCGATGCCAGCGCAGAAATCGAATGGCGTCAGCACCGCGAGCGCGAGCGTGAAGGCCTGCGCCGGGCGTTGAGCCAGGACCCGCAAAACTTTCGCGAAGAGTCCCACGAAACCGACCAAGTGCTCGATGCCAGCGTGCGTTTCCTCGGTCATACCCGCTCGCCGTTGGTGCTGCTGCCGCTGGAAGATGCCCTTGGCGTCGAACAGCAAGCCAACCTGCCTGGCACCATCGACACACACCCCAATTGGTCGCGGCGCTTGCCCGGTTACAGCGAAGCCCTGCTCGATGGAGCGGATGCCGCACGACGCCTGGAATTGCTCGCCTGTGCGCGACTTCAGGCGGCCGAGCGTGATCGATGA
- a CDS encoding DUF2934 domain-containing protein: protein MSTDDKRIREFAYQIWESEGKPEGQEARHWEMACKLAEAEALAPKQPAKAAASKTPVSKRANGKAGDAKVAAPKTKAKPAAASKVIPPGEKALEKKPRAARKPPAI from the coding sequence ATGAGTACCGACGATAAACGCATCCGCGAATTTGCCTATCAGATCTGGGAATCCGAAGGAAAACCCGAAGGTCAGGAAGCCCGCCACTGGGAGATGGCGTGCAAACTGGCAGAAGCCGAAGCCCTGGCCCCGAAACAACCGGCCAAGGCAGCCGCGAGCAAAACCCCGGTGAGCAAAAGGGCCAATGGCAAGGCTGGCGATGCCAAGGTCGCCGCGCCAAAAACCAAGGCCAAACCGGCGGCGGCTTCGAAGGTGATCCCGCCGGGGGAAAAGGCCCTCGAGAAAAAGCCCCGGGCTGCGCGAAAACCGCCGGCGATTTGA
- a CDS encoding endonuclease/exonuclease/phosphatase family protein has product MASHPKRQAAESTPLNTPPAIHRLRVLTVNTHKGFTALNRRFVLPELREAVRSTSADLVFLQEVVGEHDRHSSRYNDWPQTSQYEFLADSMWSDFAYGRNAVYPDGHHGNALLSKYPIREYRNLDVSITGPERRGLLHCVLDVPGHREVHAICVHLSLLESHRQLQLQLLCQLLESLPDDAPVIIAGDFNDWQMQGNAALARRDYLHEAFERHHGRPAKTYPARFPLLRLDRVYLRNASSHEPQILGHKPWTHLSDHLPLAVEVHL; this is encoded by the coding sequence GTGGCCAGTCATCCAAAACGGCAGGCAGCCGAATCAACGCCGTTGAACACACCCCCGGCGATTCATCGGCTTCGCGTGCTGACGGTAAACACCCATAAGGGGTTTACCGCACTCAACCGGCGTTTCGTCCTCCCCGAGTTGCGTGAAGCGGTGCGCAGTACGTCGGCAGACCTGGTGTTTCTGCAAGAAGTCGTCGGCGAGCATGACCGCCACTCCTCCCGCTACAACGATTGGCCACAAACCTCGCAATATGAATTCCTTGCCGACAGCATGTGGAGCGACTTCGCCTATGGGCGCAATGCCGTCTATCCCGACGGTCATCATGGCAATGCCCTGCTGTCGAAATACCCGATCCGCGAGTATCGAAACCTGGATGTTTCCATTACCGGCCCCGAACGCCGTGGCTTGCTGCATTGCGTGCTGGACGTGCCGGGGCATCGCGAAGTGCATGCGATCTGCGTTCACCTCAGCCTGCTGGAAAGCCATCGTCAGCTGCAGTTGCAATTGCTCTGTCAGCTCCTCGAGTCCCTGCCGGATGATGCTCCGGTGATCATTGCCGGCGACTTCAATGACTGGCAGATGCAGGGCAATGCCGCCCTGGCCCGCCGCGATTACTTGCACGAAGCCTTCGAACGCCACCATGGTCGTCCGGCCAAAACCTACCCCGCGCGGTTTCCCTTGCTGCGCCTGGACCGCGTCTACCTGCGCAACGCCAGCAGCCATGAGCCGCAAATACTCGGGCACAAACCGTGGACGCACCTTTCTGACCATTTGCCGCTGGCGGTGGAAGTGCACCTGTGA